A genome region from Bombilactobacillus bombi includes the following:
- a CDS encoding MFS transporter, protein MHKKQLSFSLYLNYFVHGIGIIILTQNMLALSQHWHSPLATVSYVISGIGIGRFIAYFILGNLSDRFGRKIFVNLGMISYLIFFLGMAFVTNIKIAYFLAILAGIANSALDAGTYTTFLEMGGTQGSANVLLKAFISSGEFLLPLVVAMIEAQKMWYGWSFILAAIILVINLVLLNRQKFPPRNQASEREANIIKQISPIKKIIASIGLSGYGYTSMALMILYTQWISLFATKTFHFNSVLAHWLLSLYSIGSISGVIIIFILLKRTVAETKILIFMNVGSLLALLIICYSQLAGLSMLAAFAFGFTAAGGVLQVGLNLFVKLYPQIKGRITGIYFTFGSLASFTIPLITGWLSQQSIAQAMRFDLVIGLVGLLLISITSWAVYTPSSLNHERKRINQIDQHIIHLLNQRFDTVKAIGNLKQQQQLPILDQERENDILNLVAQKSCHPEHTQYMQIIYQSIMANSRAYQHKNHSDKENVNND, encoded by the coding sequence ATGCATAAAAAGCAGTTATCATTTAGTTTATATCTTAATTATTTTGTACATGGCATCGGTATTATAATTTTAACCCAAAACATGCTGGCTTTAAGCCAGCATTGGCACTCTCCTCTTGCAACCGTGTCATATGTCATCTCTGGAATTGGGATTGGCAGATTTATCGCTTACTTTATTTTAGGCAATTTATCTGACCGCTTTGGCCGTAAAATTTTTGTTAATTTAGGAATGATTAGTTATTTAATTTTCTTTTTAGGGATGGCTTTTGTAACTAATATTAAGATTGCATATTTTTTGGCCATCTTGGCAGGTATCGCTAATTCAGCGTTGGATGCTGGCACCTATACTACTTTTTTGGAAATGGGTGGTACTCAAGGATCTGCTAATGTTTTATTAAAGGCTTTTATTTCATCTGGCGAATTCTTATTGCCATTAGTGGTCGCTATGATTGAAGCTCAAAAGATGTGGTATGGCTGGTCCTTTATTCTAGCTGCCATAATTTTGGTTATTAACTTAGTTTTACTTAATCGGCAAAAATTTCCACCACGTAATCAAGCTAGTGAACGCGAAGCAAATATTATTAAGCAAATATCACCTATCAAAAAAATAATTGCTTCGATTGGCTTATCTGGATATGGCTATACTTCAATGGCTCTTATGATTTTATACACACAATGGATTAGTCTTTTCGCCACCAAAACTTTTCATTTTAATTCCGTCTTAGCACATTGGCTGTTATCTTTATACAGTATTGGCTCTATCAGTGGTGTAATTATCATTTTTATTCTATTAAAAAGGACTGTTGCTGAAACCAAAATACTTATTTTCATGAATGTTGGCTCTCTACTAGCACTATTAATCATTTGTTACAGTCAGTTGGCGGGATTATCAATGCTAGCGGCGTTTGCTTTTGGTTTTACAGCTGCAGGTGGTGTATTACAAGTTGGTTTAAATCTCTTTGTTAAACTGTATCCGCAGATTAAAGGTCGCATCACCGGAATATATTTCACTTTCGGTAGCTTAGCATCGTTTACTATTCCGTTAATTACTGGATGGCTTTCTCAGCAAAGTATTGCTCAAGCAATGCGCTTTGATTTAGTAATTGGTTTAGTTGGATTATTATTAATAAGTATCACTAGCTGGGCAGTTTATACACCAAGCTCTTTAAATCACGAACGAAAACGAATTAACCAAATTGATCAACATATTATTCACTTACTCAATCAACGTTTTGATACAGTTAAGGCAATTGGGAATTTAAAACAGCAGCAGCAACTGCCGATTTTAGATCAAGAACGGGAAAATGATATTTTAAATTTAGTTGCGCAAAAAAGCTGTCATCCAGAACATACACAGTATATGCAGATAATTTACCAATCGATTATGGCTAACTCACGTGCCTACCAACATAAAAACCATTCAGATAAGGAGAATGTCAACAATGATTAA
- a CDS encoding metal-dependent hydrolase family protein, producing MTKITFINANIYQHEQQDFQPQQYFTVDTDTQRITAMGQGVPSESIVDQIVDFHNQYVMPGIMNAHTHIGSTPTYWAEQESSIEGADPKAIQTMFAIKNMQDLINHGVTYIRNVGAAYDIDIPIKIMQHQKMIAGPRVMTSGKAFTMTGGHGDGSGIEVDGVDEMIKGVRQSMKNGVDNIKLMVTGGVLRNGETPDDIQFNEDEVKAAVREAHHKNKTVAAHAQGNAGVKEAAQAGVDTVEHAFDIDDETIDIMKEHKTFVVPTMNAMYAIYKYGEDTVADWARQKVIINIKKHFASIKKAAAAGIPIAMGTDAGTPYNGFENESAYEMQLYVEKAGMTPAQAIDTATINCAKAMHVSKDYGEISVGKVADFIVMKDNPIQDIKVIQKEKAVYQGGVCVHQPA from the coding sequence ATGACTAAAATAACTTTTATTAACGCTAATATCTATCAACATGAACAACAAGATTTTCAACCACAACAATATTTTACCGTTGACACTGATACTCAAAGAATAACTGCTATGGGACAAGGAGTACCTTCAGAGTCAATTGTTGATCAAATTGTAGACTTTCATAATCAATATGTTATGCCTGGCATTATGAATGCTCATACCCATATTGGGAGTACTCCAACTTATTGGGCCGAACAAGAAAGTAGCATTGAAGGCGCTGATCCTAAAGCTATACAGACAATGTTTGCTATAAAAAACATGCAAGATCTCATTAATCACGGTGTCACTTATATTCGCAATGTAGGTGCTGCTTATGATATTGATATTCCTATTAAAATAATGCAACATCAAAAGATGATTGCTGGTCCACGAGTTATGACTTCCGGTAAAGCTTTCACCATGACTGGAGGTCACGGTGATGGATCAGGAATTGAAGTTGATGGCGTAGACGAAATGATTAAGGGCGTTCGTCAATCTATGAAAAATGGTGTCGATAATATTAAACTAATGGTGACTGGTGGGGTTTTGCGTAATGGTGAAACACCAGATGATATCCAATTTAATGAAGATGAAGTCAAAGCTGCTGTTCGAGAAGCCCATCACAAAAATAAGACTGTTGCTGCTCATGCCCAAGGCAATGCTGGAGTTAAAGAAGCAGCTCAAGCTGGTGTAGATACAGTTGAACATGCCTTTGATATTGATGATGAGACCATTGATATCATGAAAGAACATAAAACTTTTGTGGTACCAACGATGAATGCTATGTATGCAATCTACAAATATGGGGAAGACACAGTTGCTGATTGGGCACGTCAAAAAGTTATCATCAATATTAAAAAACACTTTGCTAGTATCAAAAAAGCTGCTGCTGCTGGAATCCCTATTGCTATGGGGACTGATGCAGGGACTCCTTATAATGGCTTTGAAAATGAAAGTGCCTATGAAATGCAATTATATGTAGAAAAAGCAGGCATGACACCAGCACAAGCGATTGACACTGCGACAATTAATTGTGCCAAAGCGATGCATGTCAGCAAAGACTACGGTGAGATTAGTGTGGGTAAAGTGGCAGACTTTATTGTAATGAAAGATAATCCTATTCAAGATATTAAAGTTATTCAAAAAGAAAAAGCTGTTTATCAAGGTGGTGTCTGTGTTCACCAACCAGCATAA
- a CDS encoding peptide ABC transporter substrate-binding protein, producing the protein MWQKKQKLWMYLVVGVALLTGCGSKAAGADNQTLKITIPGEPMTVDPNKSIETNGGAILDQISEGIYKRDRNNKIVPGMVEKIVQPTENGTKYTFKIKKNARWQDGKPVTAQDFVTSLVRTTDPKTKSQATTDVQYIQNFKAINTGKMDPHKLGVKAINQRTFSITLTKPIPFINYIFVGYKPVQTAAIKKYGEKYGTNDQTTVANGPYTLKGWNGNNDSWHYVKNKYYWNAKHVQIAKVDVNVVKDDNTAQSMFKSGSVDLTNVSGQFVKQNRNSKELVVTPTGRNNYIYFNSKRTATANENLRHAISLVINRQQLANKVLQDGSRPATNIVPKNYAKDPKTGRDFIDEVGNLAPTDVNQAKQYWQKAQSDLGKSKVTLDFLVDDVDTEKKLAEYVQGAVQKNLPGLKINIVSVPHATHVSRDFSCDFDICTVGWGPDYPDAQNFLDGMRSNNQINFAKTKDDQYDALMDKVSDTTTYSAQQRWEFEKQADQRLMQIAGVAPTYQAAQAHFVNSKLGGLKWDAMSGNSGQLQYAYWK; encoded by the coding sequence ATGTGGCAAAAAAAGCAGAAGCTGTGGATGTATTTGGTGGTAGGAGTAGCCTTATTAACCGGTTGTGGTTCCAAAGCAGCTGGTGCCGATAATCAAACTTTAAAAATTACGATCCCAGGAGAACCGATGACTGTTGATCCTAATAAGTCCATTGAAACTAATGGGGGAGCTATTCTTGATCAAATCAGTGAAGGTATTTATAAACGAGATCGTAATAATAAGATAGTTCCCGGGATGGTTGAAAAAATTGTTCAGCCCACAGAAAATGGAACTAAATATACTTTTAAGATTAAAAAGAATGCACGTTGGCAAGATGGTAAGCCTGTAACAGCCCAAGATTTTGTAACTTCGCTAGTAAGAACCACCGATCCTAAAACTAAATCGCAAGCTACTACAGATGTTCAATATATTCAAAACTTTAAAGCCATTAATACTGGTAAGATGGATCCACATAAATTAGGAGTCAAAGCTATCAACCAACGAACTTTTTCAATAACTTTGACTAAGCCTATTCCATTTATTAATTATATTTTTGTAGGCTATAAACCGGTCCAAACAGCTGCTATTAAAAAATATGGTGAAAAATATGGCACTAATGATCAAACAACAGTTGCTAATGGACCATACACTTTGAAGGGGTGGAATGGCAATAATGATTCTTGGCATTACGTAAAAAATAAGTACTATTGGAATGCTAAACATGTGCAAATTGCCAAAGTTGATGTCAATGTCGTCAAAGATGATAATACAGCTCAAAGTATGTTTAAATCTGGCAGTGTAGATTTAACTAATGTTAGTGGTCAATTTGTGAAGCAAAATCGCAACAGCAAAGAACTTGTAGTAACGCCAACAGGACGTAACAATTATATTTATTTCAATTCTAAACGAACAGCTACAGCTAATGAAAATTTGCGGCATGCTATTAGCTTAGTTATCAACCGCCAGCAATTAGCTAACAAAGTATTGCAAGATGGCTCGCGACCTGCAACTAATATAGTACCTAAAAATTATGCTAAAGATCCTAAAACAGGACGTGATTTTATTGATGAAGTAGGAAATTTAGCACCGACAGATGTTAATCAAGCTAAACAATATTGGCAAAAAGCTCAAAGTGATTTAGGTAAATCTAAGGTCACATTAGACTTTTTGGTGGATGACGTTGATACCGAAAAGAAATTGGCTGAATATGTACAAGGTGCTGTCCAAAAGAACTTGCCCGGCCTAAAAATCAATATTGTTTCTGTACCACATGCAACTCATGTTTCACGTGATTTTAGTTGTGATTTTGATATCTGTACAGTGGGTTGGGGACCTGATTATCCTGATGCCCAAAACTTCCTAGATGGGATGCGCAGCAATAATCAAATTAATTTTGCAAAAACTAAAGATGACCAATATGATGCACTGATGGATAAAGTTTCTGATACAACAACTTATTCAGCACAACAACGGTGGGAATTTGAAAAGCAAGCCGATCAACGTTTAATGCAAATTGCCGGTGTAGCTCCTACTTATCAAGCAGCCCAAGCACATTTTGTCAACAGTAAATTAGGTGGGTTGAAATGGGATGCTATGTCTGGAAATTCAGGACAATTGCAATATGCTTATTGGAAATAA
- the clpP gene encoding ATP-dependent Clp endopeptidase proteolytic subunit ClpP produces MLVPTVIEQSPRGERAYDIYSRLLKDRIIMLSGEVNDQMANTVIAQLLFLDAQDSKKDIYMYINSPGGSVTAGLAIMDTMNFVKADVQTIAMGMAASMASVLLSSGAKGKRFALPNSTVLIHQPSGGAQGQQTEIEIAAEEILKTRERLNKILADNSGQDIETIKKDTERDNYMTAQEAKDYGLIDDIMVNKSAEK; encoded by the coding sequence ATGTTAGTTCCAACAGTTATTGAACAAAGTCCCCGCGGCGAACGGGCTTATGATATTTACTCACGCCTTTTAAAAGATCGAATCATTATGTTGTCTGGTGAAGTGAATGATCAAATGGCAAACACTGTTATTGCCCAATTATTATTCTTAGATGCACAAGATTCTAAAAAAGATATTTATATGTATATTAACTCTCCTGGTGGTTCAGTCACAGCTGGCTTAGCAATCATGGATACTATGAACTTTGTTAAAGCTGATGTCCAAACCATTGCAATGGGGATGGCAGCATCTATGGCTAGTGTCTTGTTATCATCTGGTGCCAAGGGCAAACGTTTTGCTTTGCCAAATTCCACAGTCTTAATTCACCAACCTTCTGGTGGTGCTCAAGGACAACAAACAGAAATTGAAATTGCTGCTGAAGAAATTCTCAAAACGCGTGAACGTTTGAATAAGATTTTGGCTGACAATTCTGGTCAAGATATCGAAACCATTAAAAAAGATACCGAAAGAGATAACTACATGACTGCTCAAGAAGCCAAAGATTATGGTTTGATTGATGACATCATGGTTAATAAATCCGCGGAAAAATAA
- the aroC gene encoding chorismate synthase — protein sequence MINYITAGESHGPQLSGILTNIPAGLTLNIDNINAALAARQGGFGRGSRQQIEHDTVIITGGVRHGITLGSPISLTIKNRDHAHWSKIMDPLTSPTANNTLRKVTRPRPGHADLVGGMKYGHRDLRNVLERSSARETAMRVAIGQICKQLLAQLDIQLIGYVQQVGPISTNEDTTLTIQQLQQEIIKNDLRIPDQQLVDKIHDLIIATKKAGDTLGGVVRVVAENVPAGLGSYTNWDTKLDAQLAAAVMGVNAIKGVEIGDGFTAASHYGSEVMDEIDWEAETGWTRLSNHLGGFEGGMTNGMPIIVKAAMKPIPTLYKPLQSVDIQTKIKQKANVERSDTTAIVPASLVVESVVAIELAKAITATFDGSNLSRLQKAIADYRQELNNY from the coding sequence ATGATTAATTACATTACCGCCGGCGAATCACATGGTCCCCAATTAAGTGGGATTTTAACTAATATTCCAGCAGGTTTAACTTTAAATATTGACAATATTAATGCTGCATTAGCTGCTCGCCAAGGTGGCTTTGGTCGGGGAAGTCGCCAACAAATTGAACATGATACGGTTATTATTACTGGCGGAGTTCGCCATGGCATTACTTTAGGAAGTCCAATTTCTTTAACAATTAAAAATCGAGATCATGCACATTGGTCAAAAATTATGGATCCTTTAACTTCTCCTACAGCAAATAATACTCTGCGTAAAGTCACACGCCCGCGCCCCGGACATGCAGATTTAGTTGGAGGTATGAAATATGGTCACCGTGACTTACGTAATGTATTAGAGCGTTCTTCGGCCCGTGAAACTGCCATGCGCGTTGCAATTGGGCAAATATGTAAGCAATTATTAGCACAATTAGATATCCAATTAATTGGTTATGTTCAACAGGTTGGTCCTATTTCTACCAACGAGGACACTACTTTAACTATACAACAACTACAACAAGAAATAATTAAAAATGATTTGCGTATTCCTGACCAACAATTAGTAGATAAAATTCATGATTTAATTATCGCTACTAAAAAAGCTGGTGATACTTTGGGAGGAGTTGTACGAGTTGTTGCTGAAAATGTACCAGCTGGCTTAGGCAGTTACACCAATTGGGACACTAAATTGGATGCTCAACTAGCTGCTGCTGTTATGGGAGTAAATGCCATTAAGGGAGTTGAAATTGGCGATGGTTTTACGGCAGCTAGTCATTATGGAAGTGAAGTTATGGATGAAATTGATTGGGAGGCTGAAACTGGTTGGACTCGTTTATCTAATCATTTAGGAGGATTTGAAGGTGGTATGACTAATGGTATGCCTATTATTGTCAAAGCAGCCATGAAACCTATTCCGACTTTGTATAAACCACTCCAAAGTGTTGATATTCAAACTAAGATTAAGCAAAAAGCTAATGTGGAACGCTCAGATACTACGGCTATTGTGCCAGCTTCTTTAGTCGTTGAAAGTGTTGTTGCTATCGAACTAGCAAAAGCAATTACTGCTACTTTTGATGGTAGTAACTTATCTCGATTACAAAAAGCAATTGCTGATTATCGTCAAGAACTAAATAATTATTAA
- a CDS encoding NADPH-dependent FMN reductase — protein MTKTIGIFVGSLRKGSYSRIIAQEMAKQFPAGYEAKFIEIGDLPLYNQDFDDLNEVPAQYPKFRDEVKAIDAALFVTPEYNRSVPAVLKNALDVASRPYGANVWDGKPAAVVSVSIGAISGFGANQHLRQALVFLNMPTLQQPEAYIGNVTNFIDEDKGEVNNQGTKDFLKSIDEAFVKLIDRY, from the coding sequence ATGACAAAGACTATTGGAATTTTTGTAGGCAGTTTGCGCAAGGGTTCTTATTCACGGATTATTGCTCAGGAGATGGCTAAACAATTTCCTGCTGGTTATGAAGCTAAATTCATCGAAATTGGTGACTTACCTTTATACAACCAAGACTTTGATGACTTGAACGAAGTACCTGCACAATATCCAAAATTCCGTGATGAGGTCAAAGCAATTGATGCTGCTTTGTTTGTTACACCAGAATATAACCGCAGTGTTCCAGCAGTTTTGAAGAACGCTTTAGATGTTGCTTCTCGTCCTTATGGTGCTAATGTTTGGGATGGCAAGCCAGCAGCTGTTGTTTCTGTTTCTATTGGTGCCATTTCTGGCTTTGGTGCTAACCAGCATTTACGTCAAGCATTAGTCTTTTTGAACATGCCAACTTTGCAACAACCAGAAGCTTACATTGGTAATGTTACTAACTTTATTGACGAAGACAAGGGCGAAGTTAATAATCAAGGAACTAAAGACTTTTTGAAGTCAATTGATGAAGCTTTTGTTAAGTTAATTGACCGTTATTAA
- a CDS encoding DUF1516 family protein — MLWPWLHLVVGVVLFVAIIGGLLAKVPQAKVWVMIARICYIILIISGALMFSYAWHEHPILTIVKIILAVGLIGLIEMAFAKKLKKQFSRVMFYGALILAVIVVIIGFIMTDGFPLFH, encoded by the coding sequence ATGTTGTGGCCTTGGTTACATCTAGTTGTTGGCGTAGTATTATTTGTAGCAATTATTGGCGGTTTATTAGCTAAAGTTCCCCAAGCCAAAGTTTGGGTAATGATTGCGCGTATTTGCTACATAATATTGATTATTAGTGGAGCATTAATGTTTAGTTATGCTTGGCATGAGCATCCAATTTTGACAATTGTGAAAATTATCCTTGCAGTAGGTTTAATTGGTTTAATTGAAATGGCCTTTGCCAAAAAATTAAAGAAACAGTTTTCTCGAGTTATGTTTTATGGGGCTCTTATTTTAGCAGTTATTGTGGTTATTATCGGTTTTATAATGACGGATGGTTTCCCATTGTTTCACTAG
- a CDS encoding carboxymuconolactone decarboxylase family protein → MVDYSEQYEKFGKETANLRKQSPEEMKAFGGLVKTTMQEGALDTKTKEMIALGIAIADRCEGCIMSHVKSNLKNGVTMEQLAEVVNVAILMGGGPSTVYGAKALSFAQYLQEKEN, encoded by the coding sequence ATGGTTGATTATAGTGAACAATATGAAAAATTTGGAAAAGAAACGGCTAATTTGCGTAAGCAATCACCAGAAGAAATGAAAGCCTTCGGTGGTTTAGTTAAAACTACAATGCAAGAAGGTGCTTTGGATACGAAAACCAAAGAAATGATTGCCTTAGGAATTGCGATTGCAGATCGCTGTGAAGGCTGTATCATGTCACACGTTAAAAGTAATTTAAAAAATGGTGTTACTATGGAACAATTGGCAGAAGTAGTAAATGTTGCAATTTTAATGGGAGGTGGACCTTCCACAGTTTATGGTGCAAAAGCATTATCATTTGCTCAATATCTTCAAGAAAAAGAAAATTAG
- a CDS encoding sugar-binding transcriptional regulator, translating to MDNDLKLIESIAPDFLQTVQWRYRILQRISWMQPVGRRILAADLKTTERTLRRETDLFRNSGLLESSKSGMSLTPKGLELVQQLSGLMNRLHDANVVSEQLASVLGISRVIIVPGNSEHHHSILDLMGQQLNELLAAILPGGRSIIAVMGGTTMASVSESLSVNLSHERNLLFVPARGGLGETMAIQANTVCAEMATHSGGRYRNLYVPEDISTKSVEPLLQEPVVKSVLDLINHADVVIHSIGRAKTMANRRNMPTAEVNLLAERQAVAEAFGDFLDAQGHVVYKVPKIGLQISDLNDISHVIAIAGGPQKAAAIESYMKVAPHQTILITDEAASEMILRDKNL from the coding sequence ATGGATAATGATTTAAAGTTAATAGAATCCATTGCGCCCGACTTTTTACAAACAGTTCAATGGCGATATCGCATTTTGCAGAGAATTAGTTGGATGCAGCCAGTTGGTAGGAGAATCTTGGCGGCTGACTTAAAAACGACTGAGCGTACTTTGCGGCGAGAAACCGATTTGTTTCGTAATAGTGGCTTATTAGAATCATCAAAGTCTGGTATGTCTTTGACTCCTAAAGGCTTGGAATTGGTCCAGCAGTTAAGTGGTTTGATGAACCGACTACATGATGCTAATGTTGTAAGTGAGCAATTAGCTTCAGTTTTAGGTATTAGTCGAGTTATAATTGTACCTGGCAATAGTGAACATCATCACAGCATTCTTGATCTAATGGGTCAACAATTAAATGAATTGTTAGCAGCCATCCTTCCTGGTGGACGCTCAATCATTGCGGTGATGGGTGGGACAACGATGGCCTCAGTTAGCGAATCACTATCAGTTAATTTGTCTCATGAGCGTAATTTATTATTTGTTCCAGCTCGGGGTGGATTAGGTGAAACCATGGCCATTCAAGCTAATACTGTTTGTGCAGAGATGGCAACACATAGTGGTGGACGTTACCGTAACTTGTATGTTCCAGAAGATATTTCTACTAAAAGTGTAGAACCACTACTTCAAGAACCAGTTGTCAAATCAGTATTAGATTTAATTAATCATGCTGACGTCGTTATTCACAGTATTGGCCGGGCAAAGACAATGGCTAATCGGCGGAATATGCCAACAGCTGAGGTTAATTTATTGGCTGAAAGACAAGCAGTAGCTGAAGCCTTTGGCGATTTCTTGGATGCTCAAGGACATGTAGTATATAAGGTACCGAAGATAGGATTACAGATCTCGGATCTTAATGATATTTCACATGTGATTGCGATTGCGGGTGGGCCACAAAAGGCCGCTGCAATTGAGTCATATATGAAAGTTGCTCCTCATCAAACAATTTTGATTACTGATGAGGCAGCCTCAGAAATGATTTTAAGGGATAAAAACCTTTAA
- a CDS encoding NAD(P)H-hydrate dehydratase, which yields MKKLTTKILNNVIQPRPHNSYKGTFGKVLLIAGSANFGGAAIMAATAAVYTGAGLVSVATSIDNFISLHARLPEAMVLDLNNSKPLLELLTSVNVIAIGPGLEVTTNNAQLLTAIIKKVSKQQCLIIDASAITLLAQYQIDLQHCQAQVILTPHQIEWQRLSGLTPQQQTTTNNYQYLQQIAAPQTALILKGSPSHIYFNNEAEIYENTLGTPAMATGGMGDTLTGMIAGFAAQFSNWHDAVLAAVFLHSYGAELLAKDNYVVLPTMIDQYLPQWMNQFAHAKDSSVNH from the coding sequence ATGAAAAAACTTACAACAAAAATTTTAAATAATGTTATTCAACCGCGCCCCCACAATTCTTATAAGGGTACTTTTGGTAAAGTTTTATTAATTGCTGGAAGCGCTAATTTTGGTGGTGCAGCTATTATGGCTGCTACAGCAGCAGTGTATACAGGAGCTGGACTAGTTAGTGTCGCTACTAGTATAGATAATTTTATTAGTTTGCATGCACGCTTGCCCGAGGCAATGGTTTTAGATTTAAATAATTCTAAACCATTACTAGAATTATTAACTAGTGTAAATGTCATTGCTATTGGCCCCGGTTTAGAAGTAACTACCAATAATGCGCAGTTACTGACGGCCATTATTAAAAAAGTTAGTAAACAACAATGTTTGATTATTGATGCTTCAGCGATTACGTTATTGGCTCAATATCAAATTGATCTCCAACATTGTCAAGCCCAGGTGATTTTAACACCTCATCAAATTGAATGGCAACGGTTGAGTGGATTAACACCTCAACAGCAAACAACAACTAATAATTATCAATATTTGCAACAGATAGCAGCGCCCCAAACAGCATTAATTCTTAAGGGCTCACCTTCGCATATTTATTTCAACAATGAAGCAGAAATCTATGAAAACACACTGGGAACTCCAGCAATGGCTACCGGGGGAATGGGTGATACATTAACTGGTATGATAGCAGGCTTTGCAGCACAATTTTCTAATTGGCATGATGCTGTTTTAGCGGCAGTTTTTTTGCACAGCTACGGGGCAGAGTTGTTAGCCAAAGATAACTATGTTGTGTTACCGACGATGATTGATCAGTATTTACCTCAATGGATGAACCAATTTGCACATGCAAAAGATAGTTCAGTCAATCATTAA
- a CDS encoding FAD-dependent oxidoreductase, giving the protein MKVVVVGSSHGGFEAVQELLQDYPQAEIQWYEKGDFLSFLSCGMQLYLEGVVKDVNSVSYATKEDMEKKGVHVFIQQDVTAINSTEHQVTVHNLADDTTRTESYDKLIISTGAVPAQIPVAGNDLKNIYFMRGRDWAMKLKRATVEPLIDKVVVIGSGYIGIEAAEAFAKAGKQVTIIDVLPRILGTYLDSEFTDVLAQELKQNNVDLALGENVQRFVGDNGKVQQVVTDKGTYAADLVIESVGVKPNTAWLADTLELNDDQTIKTDQYQRTSQPDIFAVGDATYVTFAPTGQPAKIALATNSRRQGRYAVKNLEKASQPTPAVSGSSALSVFRYHFASTGIKDATAKNYPVQSASVYVEDSYRPPFVPDAHNAKVQFKLTYNPENGQILGAQIMSTADVTANINTISLAIQQHLTVADLAYTDFFFQPGFDCPWNIMNVAAQKAQRQLQAK; this is encoded by the coding sequence ATGAAAGTAGTTGTAGTTGGTTCATCACATGGTGGTTTTGAAGCGGTGCAAGAATTATTGCAAGACTATCCACAAGCAGAGATTCAATGGTATGAAAAGGGCGATTTTCTTTCTTTTCTCTCCTGTGGAATGCAGCTTTATTTAGAAGGTGTCGTTAAAGATGTTAATAGTGTAAGCTATGCAACCAAAGAGGACATGGAAAAAAAGGGTGTTCATGTATTTATTCAACAGGATGTTACTGCGATTAATTCTACTGAGCATCAAGTAACAGTTCACAATTTAGCTGATGATACTACCAGAACTGAAAGTTATGATAAGCTTATTATCAGCACTGGAGCAGTTCCAGCACAAATTCCAGTTGCTGGTAATGATTTGAAGAATATCTATTTTATGCGGGGTCGTGATTGGGCAATGAAGCTCAAACGCGCAACTGTGGAACCGCTGATTGATAAAGTGGTGGTGATTGGCTCAGGCTATATCGGAATTGAAGCCGCTGAGGCATTTGCTAAAGCCGGCAAACAAGTAACAATAATTGATGTTTTACCTCGAATTTTAGGAACGTATTTGGATTCTGAATTTACTGATGTTTTGGCGCAAGAGTTAAAACAAAATAACGTGGACTTAGCTTTAGGTGAAAATGTCCAAAGATTTGTTGGTGATAATGGCAAAGTTCAACAAGTTGTAACAGACAAGGGTACTTATGCAGCGGATTTAGTGATTGAATCCGTTGGAGTTAAACCTAATACTGCTTGGTTAGCTGATACTTTAGAATTAAATGATGATCAAACAATAAAAACTGACCAATACCAACGTACTAGTCAACCAGATATTTTTGCTGTTGGAGATGCAACTTATGTAACTTTTGCACCTACTGGTCAACCTGCTAAAATTGCCTTAGCCACTAATAGTCGGCGCCAAGGTCGCTATGCAGTGAAAAATTTGGAAAAGGCTAGTCAACCAACACCTGCTGTTTCGGGATCTTCTGCACTTTCAGTGTTCCGTTATCATTTTGCTTCGACGGGCATTAAAGATGCAACTGCCAAAAACTATCCTGTTCAATCAGCTTCAGTGTATGTGGAAGATAGCTACCGTCCACCGTTTGTGCCTGACGCTCATAATGCTAAAGTACAATTTAAATTAACTTATAATCCTGAAAATGGTCAAATTTTAGGGGCACAAATCATGTCGACTGCTGATGTTACGGCGAATATTAATACAATTTCTTTAGCCATTCAGCAACATTTAACTGTGGCAGATTTAGCTTATACGGATTTCTTCTTCCAACCTGGATTTGATTGTCCTTGGAATATTATGAATGTTGCAGCTCAAAAAGCTCAACGGCAATTGCAAGCTAAATAA